Proteins encoded in a region of the Benincasa hispida cultivar B227 chromosome 2, ASM972705v1, whole genome shotgun sequence genome:
- the LOC120071564 gene encoding photosystem I chlorophyll a/b-binding protein 3-1, chloroplastic, with translation MATQALVSSSLTSSVGAARQRLGAKPSFGSSRKAASFVVRAEATPPVKQGADRQLWFASKQSLSYLDGSLPGDYGFDPLGLSDPEGTGGFIEPRWLAYGEVINGRFAMLGAAGAIAPEIFGSLGLIPPETALPWFKTGVIPPAGTYNYWADPYTLFVFEMALMGFAEHRRFQDWAKPGSMGKQYFLGLEKFLGGSGDPAYPGGPLFNPLGFGKDEKSLKDLKLKEVKNGRLAMLAILGYFVQGLVTGVGPYQNLLDHLSDPVNNNVLTSLKFH, from the exons ATGGCTACTCAGGCACttgtttcatcttctttaaCTTCTTCAGTTGGTGCAGCCAGACAGAGATTAGGGGCAAAACCTTCTTTTGGATCTTCAAGGAAAGCAGCTTCTTTTGTTGTTAGAGCTGAAGCCACTCCTCCTGTTaag CAAGGAGCAGATAGACAACTATGGTTTGCCTCAAAACAAAGTCTTTCTTACTTGGATGGAAG TCTCCCGGGCGATTACGGGTTCGACCCATTGGGGCTGTCGGACCCCGAGGGCACAGGAGGGTTCATCGAGCCAAGATGGTTAGCATACGGCGAAGTGATCAACGGGAGGTTCGCGATGTTGGGAGCAGCGGGAGCCATTGCCCCAGAGATCTTTGGATCACTAGGGCTAATCCCACCAGAAACAGCCCTCCCATGGTTCAAAACAGGAGTCATCCCACCAGCAGGGACCTACAACTATTGGGCAGACCCATACACACTGTTTGTGTTTGAAATGGCTCTAATGGGCTTTGCTGAACACAGAAGATTTCAAGATTGGGCCAAGCCAGGGTCCATGGGGAAACAATACTTTTTGGGCCTAGAAAAGTTCTTGGGTGGGTCAGGGGACCCAGCATACCCAGGTGGGCCCTTGTTCAATCCATTAGGGTTTGGGAAAGATGAGAAGTCATTGAAGGATTTGAAGCTGAAGGAAGTGAAGAATGGAAGGCTTGCAATGTTGGCAATATTGGGTTATTTTGTACAAGGACTTGTCACTGGTGTTGGGCCTTACCAAAACCTTTTGGATCATTTATCTGACCCTGTCAACAACAATGTTTTGACCAGCCTTAAATTCCACTAG
- the LOC120072336 gene encoding uncharacterized protein LOC120072336 isoform X1, with amino-acid sequence MASFSGILSKFSLFLLILAVSTQTHLSFSTSTDIHDLLPLYGFPIGLLPNNVQSYTLSDDGSFDIQLQSDCYVKFTDLVYYGRNIKGKLSYGSLTDVSGIQVKKLFAWLPITGIKVSQGSKSIEFAVGFLSENLPVSMFESIPTCRKRASLGERAKAMWK; translated from the exons ATGGCGTCCTTCTCCGGAATCCTCTCCAAATTCTCACTATTCCTTCTGATTCTCGCCGTTTCCACTCAAACCCATCTCTCTTTTTCAACTTCAACTGATATCCAcgatcttcttcctctttacgGTTTTCCAATCGGTCTCTTACCCAACAATGTCCAGTCCTACACTCTCTCAGACGACGGTAGCTTCGATATCCAACTCCAAAGCGATTGCTATGTGAAATTCACCGATCTGGTCTATTACGGAAGAAATATCAAGGGGAAATTGAGCTATGGGTCTTTGACCGATGTTTCTGGGATTCAAGTGAAGAAGCTCTTTGCATGGCTTCCTATTACTGGAATCAAGGTTAGTCAAGGCTCTAAATCCATCGAATTTGCGGTTGGGTTCTTGTCTGAGAATTTGCCGGTCAGCATGTTCGAGTCAATTCCTACATGTAGAAAGAGAGCTTCCCTAGGAGAAAGAGCAAAAGCAAT GTGGAAGTAA
- the LOC120072336 gene encoding uncharacterized protein LOC120072336 isoform X2 codes for MASFSGILSKFSLFLLILAVSTQTHLSFSTSTDIHDLLPLYGFPIGLLPNNVQSYTLSDDGSFDIQLQSDCYVKFTDLVYYGRNIKGKLSYGSLTDVSGIQVKKLFAWLPITGIKVSQGSKSIEFAVGFLSENLPVSMFESIPTCRKRASLGERAKAM; via the coding sequence ATGGCGTCCTTCTCCGGAATCCTCTCCAAATTCTCACTATTCCTTCTGATTCTCGCCGTTTCCACTCAAACCCATCTCTCTTTTTCAACTTCAACTGATATCCAcgatcttcttcctctttacgGTTTTCCAATCGGTCTCTTACCCAACAATGTCCAGTCCTACACTCTCTCAGACGACGGTAGCTTCGATATCCAACTCCAAAGCGATTGCTATGTGAAATTCACCGATCTGGTCTATTACGGAAGAAATATCAAGGGGAAATTGAGCTATGGGTCTTTGACCGATGTTTCTGGGATTCAAGTGAAGAAGCTCTTTGCATGGCTTCCTATTACTGGAATCAAGGTTAGTCAAGGCTCTAAATCCATCGAATTTGCGGTTGGGTTCTTGTCTGAGAATTTGCCGGTCAGCATGTTCGAGTCAATTCCTACATGTAGAAAGAGAGCTTCCCTAGGAGAAAGAGCAAAAGCAATGTGA